Proteins from one Phyllobacterium zundukense genomic window:
- a CDS encoding DUF1772 domain-containing protein, producing the protein MIALIPLLTLLAALGSGLMAGLFFAFSSFIMTALAKLPPEQGIAAMNSINVTILNATFGLAFFGTAVLCLGLGIASILRWVEPGSAWLLVGSLLYLAGVIVVTMVFNVPLNDALAAVSPTSPEGAALWTRYLAEWLPWNHVRTFASIGALIAFILAYGRQAAAT; encoded by the coding sequence ATGATCGCCCTCATCCCGCTTCTGACCCTTCTTGCCGCGCTCGGCAGCGGCCTGATGGCCGGCCTGTTCTTCGCCTTCTCCAGCTTCATCATGACGGCGCTGGCAAAACTGCCGCCAGAACAGGGCATCGCCGCCATGAATTCGATCAATGTGACGATCCTCAACGCCACGTTCGGCCTCGCCTTCTTCGGTACGGCGGTGCTTTGCCTTGGCCTCGGCATCGCCAGCATCCTGCGCTGGGTCGAGCCGGGCTCCGCTTGGCTGCTTGTCGGCAGCCTGCTCTATCTTGCCGGTGTCATCGTCGTCACCATGGTGTTCAACGTCCCGCTCAATGATGCGCTCGCCGCCGTCTCGCCAACGAGCCCGGAAGGCGCCGCCCTGTGGACCCGCTATCTTGCCGAGTGGTTGCCGTGGAACCATGTCCGCACCTTCGCCAGTATCGGCGCGCTCATCGCCTTCATCCTCGCCTATGGCAGGCAGGCCGCCGCCACGTAA
- a CDS encoding NmrA family NAD(P)-binding protein encodes MTTFRTSKFPVLIIGGTGKTGRRVAERLTAQGVPVRIGSRSANPAFDWENRETWAPALECISACYITYYPDLAAPGAAEAVGDLARLAIAKGVKRLVLLSGRGEPEAQRAEQVLRASGADWTIVRASWFMQNFSESMLLGQILAGEMALPASTVREPFIHADDIADIVTAALTDDRHIGQLYEVTGPRALTFAEATAEIAKAAGRPVTYATISPEEFMQGLQQHQVPADIAALVNELFTVVLDGRNEYLTDGVREALDCAPRDFTAYASEAAATGIWEGAQ; translated from the coding sequence ATGACCACCTTCCGCACCTCGAAATTCCCGGTTCTGATCATCGGCGGCACCGGCAAGACCGGCCGCCGCGTCGCCGAGCGCCTGACCGCGCAAGGCGTCCCCGTGCGCATCGGCTCGCGCAGTGCTAACCCTGCCTTCGATTGGGAAAACCGCGAAACCTGGGCACCCGCGCTTGAATGCATCTCGGCCTGCTACATCACCTATTATCCCGATCTCGCCGCCCCCGGCGCTGCCGAAGCCGTAGGCGACCTCGCCCGTCTCGCCATCGCCAAAGGCGTCAAGCGTCTCGTCCTCCTCTCCGGCCGCGGCGAACCGGAAGCCCAGCGCGCCGAGCAAGTCTTGCGGGCCTCCGGCGCCGATTGGACCATTGTCCGTGCCAGCTGGTTCATGCAGAATTTCAGCGAAAGCATGCTGCTCGGCCAGATTCTCGCCGGCGAGATGGCGCTGCCGGCCAGCACGGTGCGCGAACCCTTCATCCATGCCGATGACATCGCCGATATCGTCACCGCCGCGCTCACCGATGATCGCCATATCGGCCAGCTTTATGAGGTCACCGGCCCGCGCGCACTGACCTTCGCCGAAGCCACCGCCGAGATTGCCAAGGCCGCCGGGCGCCCTGTAACTTACGCAACCATCAGTCCGGAGGAATTCATGCAAGGTCTCCAACAACATCAGGTGCCGGCCGATATCGCCGCTCTCGTCAATGAGCTCTTCACCGTGGTGCTCGACGGGCGCAACGAATATTTGACCGACGGCGTCCGCGAAGCGCTCGACTGCGCGCCGCGCGATTTCACCGCCTACGCCAGCGAAGCCGCTGCGACCGGCATCTGGGAGGGCGCGCAATGA
- a CDS encoding TetR/AcrR family transcriptional regulator, with the protein MNEIGPIESVRREPTQKRSRERVERILSCASTVIKKSGSDAMRMSDVAEMAGISIGSLYQYFPDKGAVIRTLAERYNVLGQQCIAEGLQDVQGREGLRRAFGELIDVYYAMFLAEPVMRDIWSGTQADKALRDISLADSRINGAVLAAARARVDPKADRDELEASSFLIMQLGEATMRLAISVERGEGDALVEHFKRMVLREMMEG; encoded by the coding sequence ATGAATGAGATTGGACCCATCGAGAGCGTGCGGCGCGAGCCGACGCAAAAACGCAGCCGCGAGCGGGTGGAGCGGATATTGAGCTGCGCCTCGACGGTAATCAAGAAGAGCGGCAGCGATGCCATGCGCATGAGCGACGTGGCGGAGATGGCGGGGATTTCGATCGGTTCGCTCTATCAGTATTTTCCCGACAAGGGCGCGGTCATCCGCACGCTGGCGGAGCGCTACAATGTGCTTGGCCAGCAATGTATTGCGGAAGGCCTGCAGGATGTGCAGGGCAGGGAAGGTTTGCGGCGGGCGTTCGGCGAACTGATCGATGTCTATTACGCGATGTTCCTCGCCGAGCCGGTGATGCGCGACATCTGGTCGGGGACGCAGGCTGACAAGGCGCTGCGCGATATCAGTCTTGCCGACAGCCGTATCAATGGCGCGGTGCTCGCGGCGGCGCGAGCGCGCGTCGATCCCAAGGCGGACCGCGATGAACTGGAGGCATCGAGCTTTCTGATCATGCAGCTCGGCGAGGCGACGATGCGCCTCGCGATCTCGGTTGAGCGCGGCGAGGGCGATGCGCTGGTCGAGCATTTCAAACGTATGGTGCTGCGCGAGATGATGGAGGGGTGA
- a CDS encoding SET domain-containing protein-lysine N-methyltransferase: MIEATIDTCAEIFLNGEALIETIPDTYLAPSKTQGRGLHTYRAWAKDEVLCVLDGQVVEANRYPVLLTEMEWNALPGEMLLVRPLRTSYGFINHSFDPNLEIGLDYRTISALRAITAGEELKLNYAAQPVPKGYLERDDTDFLRD; encoded by the coding sequence ATGATCGAAGCCACTATCGACACCTGCGCCGAGATTTTCCTCAACGGTGAGGCGCTGATCGAGACCATTCCGGACACCTATCTCGCGCCAAGCAAAACGCAGGGACGAGGGCTGCACACGTACCGGGCATGGGCGAAGGATGAGGTGCTTTGCGTGCTCGACGGGCAGGTGGTGGAAGCAAACCGTTATCCCGTGCTACTGACCGAAATGGAGTGGAACGCCCTGCCGGGTGAGATGCTGCTGGTGCGTCCACTACGTACAAGCTACGGTTTCATCAATCACAGCTTTGATCCGAACTTGGAGATCGGGCTTGACTATCGGACGATCAGTGCTCTTCGGGCGATAACGGCGGGCGAAGAATTGAAGCTCAATTACGCCGCGCAGCCTGTGCCGAAAGGCTATCTTGAGCGCGATGATACCGATTTCCTGAGGGATTGA